In a genomic window of Pontibacter liquoris:
- a CDS encoding YeiH family protein, with product MQTLTLKERGFQKIIFIGALLVCATPWISAPVALVGGFLFTYCWGHPFQQLGRKATGWLLKASVVGLGFGMNLPQVIRVGKEGLVLTAASIGAVFVLGVVVGKLLHMSGRSTHLVSSGTAICGGSAIAAVAPVVNASEKEISVALGTVFLLNAVALVVFPPVGHFFHLSQHQFGLWSAIAIHDTSSVVGAAATYGQQALQVATTVKLARALWIIPVSLLSALVFKSDAKKISIPWFIALFMGAILANSYLSFAGLFNTQVVAASKAALVATLFLIGAGLSVEQIKAVGWKPLALGVVLWCFIAVASLLVILHL from the coding sequence ATGCAGACACTAACGCTAAAAGAGAGGGGTTTTCAAAAGATTATTTTTATAGGGGCGTTACTGGTGTGTGCTACGCCCTGGATCAGTGCGCCCGTTGCGTTGGTAGGCGGCTTTCTGTTTACTTACTGCTGGGGCCACCCGTTTCAGCAGTTGGGCCGCAAAGCAACAGGCTGGCTGCTGAAAGCATCGGTGGTGGGCCTGGGGTTTGGCATGAATCTGCCCCAGGTTATTCGGGTGGGGAAGGAAGGGCTGGTCCTGACGGCTGCCTCGATCGGGGCCGTGTTTGTGCTGGGTGTGGTAGTGGGTAAGCTGCTCCACATGAGCGGCCGCTCCACGCATCTGGTTTCGTCCGGGACAGCTATTTGCGGGGGCAGCGCCATTGCGGCGGTGGCGCCCGTGGTGAATGCCTCCGAAAAAGAGATCTCGGTGGCGCTGGGCACTGTTTTTCTGCTAAACGCCGTGGCGCTGGTGGTTTTCCCGCCGGTGGGGCACTTCTTTCATTTATCGCAGCACCAGTTTGGGTTATGGAGCGCCATTGCCATACATGATACCAGTTCGGTGGTGGGAGCGGCTGCCACGTATGGCCAGCAGGCGCTGCAGGTTGCTACTACCGTGAAATTAGCCCGCGCCCTTTGGATTATACCTGTCAGCCTGCTTTCGGCGCTGGTGTTTAAAAGTGATGCCAAAAAGATTTCTATTCCTTGGTTTATTGCTTTGTTTATGGGGGCGATACTGGCCAACAGCTACCTCTCTTTTGCCGGGTTATTTAACACCCAGGTGGTAGCAGCCTCCAAAGCGGCTCTGGTGGCCACACTCTTTCTTATTGGCGCCGGGCTGTCCGTAGAACAGATAAAAGCTGTCGGCTGGAAGCCGCTGGCACTGGGGGTGGTGCTCTGGTGTTTTATCGCTGTGGCCTCGCTGCTCGTTATCCTGCATCTGTAG